In Gadus macrocephalus chromosome 11, ASM3116895v1, a single genomic region encodes these proteins:
- the clstn3 gene encoding LOW QUALITY PROTEIN: calsyntenin-3 (The sequence of the model RefSeq protein was modified relative to this genomic sequence to represent the inferred CDS: inserted 1 base in 1 codon; deleted 3 bases in 2 codons): protein MDRMNFLSFFLLCLTSVANSNKANKHKPWIETEYQGIVMENDNTVLLSPPLFALDKDAPLHYAGEICGFRVHNGPSGSGTVQFEAVVLDRSTGEGLVRSKEPLDCESQREHSFTIQAYDCGEGPDGANSKKSHKATVHVRVNDVNEFSPVFVERRYEASVPEGRLFDRIVRVEALDADCSPQYSQICFYDIITPNVPFAIDNDGNIKNTEPLDSKRQRVYTFWVTAFDCGKNRAQADAQVVITVKPSCKPGWNGWTKRVEYTPGSGSVPLFPSLHLETCEETVWNIQATVELQTGHIGKGCDRDSYSDRSVRRLCGAVRGEVDLLPPPSPAANWTSSLPTLPSSDSSLVFSFNGSAHIAAVPNSVAAAVSGDHFTLQLWMRRGGANVQPASTAPTPGQSRGSHKEEETIICSTVRNEDSFSHYSLSVHGCRLSLFYWPDVSATRPVKFLWKLEQVCDSEWHHLSLSVQFPSVTLYVDGVTFDPALIHDNGAIPNPAPRQRMVIGACWEPEEKQKISNNTIPEGKDSGRYVGGYRGLLSGVTVRPGSVEPHSVVECLYACREGLDFGDLETLGSGMKVHVNPSQSVLVLEGDDIESFNRAVQQVTYRNSLRFATPXVRPLKLTTSLRCFSEESCLSLKQLEGYLVVLQPDAPQISLSGVGPHLARPPPEFEGPRGVPLFPELRIVCSLSHAVNTAAQVMEGGALMSDAVAHTLDGCEVQPLGEELNPEREELLVDMDVLRERGLEIINTTAYIAITGAESISVYEDVLRSVRYRLAKGSARFERRFRLSCSEMNGRYTSNELTLEVNFLHSLDSLYHPSHLLASQQQFLHPSQHSGELSGHSMPNPHRNSVVPGAATVIIMVCVGFLVVMVILGVFRIRSIHRRSEGEIGGAKEGSSQWDDSALTIIVNPMESFESRMGIAADTEGEGEEEEEEEEEEEEATDSPDDAAGDDQRIIAKKDGRDANPRRY, encoded by the exons GGGAGATCTGCGGGTTCCGGGTGCACAACGGGCCCTCTGGGTCGGGCACGGTCCAGTTTGAGGCGGTTGTGCTGGACCGCTCCACCGGGGAGGGCCTGGTGCGCTCCAAGGAGCCCCTGGACTGTGAGAGCCAGAGGGAGCACAGCTTCACCATCCAGGCCTACGACTGTGGGGAGGGCCCCGACGGAGCCAACAGCAAGAAGTCCCACAA GGCCACGGTGCACGTGCGCGTCAACGACGTCAACGAGTTCTCCCCCGTGTTCGTGGAGCGCCGCTACGAGGCCTCCGTGCCCGAGGGCCGCCTGTTCGACCGCATCGTGCGCGTGGAGGCCCTGGACGCCGACTGCTCCCCGCAGTACAGCCAGATCTGCTTCTACGACATCATCACCCCCAACGTGCCCTTCGCCATCGACAACGACG GCAACATCAAGAACACAGAGCCGTTGGACTCCAAGCGCCAGCGCGTTTACACCTTCTGGGTGACCGCCTTCGACTGCGGGAAGAACCGCGCGCAGGCCGACGCCCAGGTGGTCATCACGGTGAAGCCGTCCTGCAAACCGGGCTGGAACG GATGGACCAAGCGTGTGGAGTACACCCCTGGCTCCGGCAGCGTGCCCCTGTTCCCCAGCCTCCACCTGGAGACATGCGAGGAGACGGTGTGGAACATCCAGGCTACCGTAGAGCTGCAGACTGGCCACATCGGGAAGGGCTGCGACAGAGACAGCTACTCAGACCGCTCCGTGCGCCGCCTCTGTG GTGCCGTCAGGGGTGAGGTggacctccttccccccccgtccccggccGCCAACTGGACCTCGTCCCTGCCCACCCTGCCCTCCTCCGACTCCTCCCTGGTCTTCTCTTTCAACGGCTCCGCCCACATCGCCGCGGTACCCAACTCGGTGGCGGCGGCCGTGTCCGGAGACCACTTCACCCTGCAGCTGTGGAtgcggaggggcggggccaacGTACAGCCCGCCtccaccgcccccacccccgGTCAGAGCAGGGGCAgccacaaggaggaggagaccatCATCTGCAGCACTGTCAGGAACG AGGACTCCTTCTCCCACTACTCTCTCTCCGTGCACGGCTgtcgcctctctctcttctactgGCCCGACGTCTCTGCCACACGCCCCGTCAAGTTCCTGTGGAAACTGGAGCAG GTGTGTGACAGTGAGTGGCATCACCTGTCTCTCAGCGTCCAGTTCCCTTCCGTCACTCTGTATGTGGAcggtgtgacctttgaccctgcacTCATCCATGACAACGGAGCCATCCctaaccccgccccccgccAGAGGATGGTCATCGGGGCCTGCTGGG AGCCTGAAGAGAAGCAGAAGATCTCCAACAACACCATCCCAGAGGGGAAGGACTCGG GGAGGTATGTGGGCGGTTACCGCGGCCTGTTGTCGGGGGTGACGGTGCGTCCGGGCAGCGTGGAGCCCCACAGCGTGGTGGAGTGCCTGTATGCCTGCCGGGAGGGGCTGGACTTTGGGGACCTGGAGACGCTGGGCTCCGGCATGAAG GTCCATGTGAACCCCAGCCAGTCGGTGCTGGTGCTGGAGGGAGACGACATCGAGAGCTTTAACCGCGCCGTGCAGCAGGTCACCTACAGAAACTCCCTGCGCTTCGCTACAC GAGTAAGGCCCCTCAAACTCACCACCTCCCTCAG GTGCTTCAGCGAGGAGAGCTGTCTGTCCCTGAAGCAGCTGGAGGGCTATCTGGTGGTCCTGCAGCCGGACGCCCCCCAGATCTCCCTGTCCGGGGTGGGG CCACACCTGGCCCGCCCGCCCCCTGAGTTCGAGGGCCCCCGAGGC GTCCCTCTCTTCCCCGAGCTCAGGATCGTGTGCTCTCTGTCCCACGCAGTCAACACCGCCGCCCAGGTGATGGAGGGCGGAG CTCTGATGTCCGATGCTGTGGCCCACACTCTGGACGGCTGTGAGGTTCAGCCCCTGGGGGAGGAGCTGAAcccagagagggaggagctgctggtggaCATGGATGTGCTGCGGGAGAGGGGCCTGGAGATCATTAATACCACAGCTTACATCGCCATCACAG GCGCTGAGTCCATCTCGGTGTACGAGGACGTCCTGCGCTCCGTCCGGTACCGGCTGGCCAAGGGCTCGGCCCGCTTCGAGAGGAGGTTCCGTCTGTCCTGCTCGGAGATGAACGGACGCTACACCAGCAATGAGCTGACGCTGGAG GTGAACTTCCTCCACTCTCTGGACAGCCTGTACCATCCATCACACCTGCTGGCCTCCCAGCAGCAGTTCCTCCATCCGTCTCAGCACTCTGGGGAGCTGAGTGGGCACAGCATGCCAAACCCACACCGCAACTCGG TGGTGCCAGGAGCTGCCACCGTCATCATCATGGTATGCGTGGGCTTCCTGGTCGTCATGGTGATACTTGGAGTGTTCCGAATCCGCTCCATCCATCGCCGTAGCGAGGGGGAAATAGGCGGAGCTAAGGAGGGCAGCAGCCAATGGGACGACTCAGCCCTCACCATTATCGTCAACCCAATGGAG tcctttGAGTCCCGTATGGGCATTGCAGCGGATACAGAaggggagggcgaggaggaagaggaggaggaggaggaagaggaggaggccacGGACTCCCCCGACGATGCCGCCGGTGACGACCAGCGAATCATCGCCAAGAAAGACGGACGGGACGCCAACCCTCGTCGCTACtga